In Patescibacteria group bacterium, the genomic window TATCAAAAAATGTCTTGAACAGAAAGATATCATGCATATAGTTACTGGAAAATACTTTATTGACATCCTACTTGACAGAAATCATAATCAGACTTTTTATGTGGCTGTTGAATTAGCTCACGGTATAAAAATAAACAAGAAATTAAAAAATAAAATAGCTAATACTATACATCATAATTTGCTTAAAATTAATCGTGAATATGAATATCTTCTGCGTACAGTCGGTCATCGTATTTTTCCCTCGGTAGAATTATTTACCTATGGTGACCCAAAATATTTTTCATCAAAAATAAAGCCAGAATATGTCAAAAAAGAATAATTTCTACAAACCACTATTACTTAACCCAAGAAGTAAAAATAACTTAGGAAAAATAAATAAGTTTTTAAAGACAGCAAATTTTATAGTGGATGAAATTGATAATCAAATATCTGAACTTTTTTATATCCGTCATCCAAAATCAATATTTAGAAAAGTAAAAAAGTCTGAACTGTCAAATTTTAGAAAATCATTTTATGAACAACAAGATAAAAAATTATTTGGTACTTGGGTATATTACCCCTGGAATAATCATCTTGTCCATTTTTTACCGGAGAGTTTACATACAGAAATTAGAACCTCCCGTAATAGGAATCTAATAACCAAAAAGGAACAAGAAAAATTTTATAATGCATCAATAGCAATAGCTGGTTTGAGCGTAGGTAATAGTTCGGTCGCTAATCTTCTGTATTCAGGAGGGCCGAAGAATATGCACTTAGCGGATTACGACCATTTAGCGGCTTCAAACATAAATAGAATTAGAACTACTTTTATTAATGTGGGAAAGAAAAAAACTGATCTGAGTGCACAAGAAGTTTACGAGGTTAACCCATATAGTAATTTAAAATTATTCAGAAATGGCCTCAATATAAAAAATCTAGATAATTTTCTATTAAAACCAAGATCAGTTGATGTTTTAATAGAAGAAATGGATAATTTATACTTAAAAGTACAAATAAGACTTTTAGCTCGCAAACATCGCATCCCAGTTATTATGGCAGCAGATAATGGAGATAATATTATTGTAGACATAGAAAGGTTTGATTTAGAACCGAATCGACCGCTTTTACACGGTGATGTACCAGAGAAAGAATTACTAGCAATTACGCCGGAAACGCCAAAAATTGAAGCGGCAAGAATTATTTCTCGTTGGGTGCATCCCGAAAATGTGGTACCAAGAATGCAAGGTTCTCTTTTGGAAATTGGAAAGTCTCTTTATACCTGGCCACAACTCGGGAACGCCGCTTTTTTAGCTGGATGTGCAATGTCCTATTTAGCCAGAAAAATAATTTTGGAAGAATCTCTTAAGTCAGGCAAATTCAACCTTTCTCTAGACCACGTTCTAAATCCAGAATATCAATCAAAAGATTTTCTTTTAAAGAAAAAAAAATCAACAAATGAATTTAAAAAGGTGTTAAATATACCATAATGGACCTATATCTTCTTATTATTATAAGTCTCTTTAATTTCTGGTTAGGAATAGCGGAAAATTCAAAAGCAAATTAAAGACAAAATTTCAAAAAACCCTTCATTAAAAGAAGAAATAAGGTTAGCCGATATGCGAGTATTGACTTCACCTCCCAAAAAACCCTCTGATAAATATATTGATCTCTCTACTAAAAACATAGCAAAATGGCGGAAAGCACTGCAGTCATTGGGGTTGGAGAAGAAAGATATTCCTGCCCAGGCCGGAGATATACTCTCACAATTAATTAAAAAATATCATGAGCTTCGAACCATTCCTTAAAATTTATTAATTTTAATAAGCAATTAATCGAATAATTATGGAATACAAAATCAAAAAAGACTGGTGGAAAAGCCAAGGTGGTTATTTTAATAATATCTACCTTGAGGGAGATAATTCATCGGAAGGATTTTTAAATTCACCTCTTGATTTAGACAATAGAACAAAAAAAGAAAGCGAGGGAGTGCAAAGACTCTGCTGTTTAAATAAAGGCGACAAGATTTTAGATTGCCCTTCAGGATATGGAAGACATTCATTAACTCTTGCGGCTATG contains:
- a CDS encoding ThiF family adenylyltransferase, whose amino-acid sequence is MSKKNNFYKPLLLNPRSKNNLGKINKFLKTANFIVDEIDNQISELFYIRHPKSIFRKVKKSELSNFRKSFYEQQDKKLFGTWVYYPWNNHLVHFLPESLHTEIRTSRNRNLITKKEQEKFYNASIAIAGLSVGNSSVANLLYSGGPKNMHLADYDHLAASNINRIRTTFINVGKKKTDLSAQEVYEVNPYSNLKLFRNGLNIKNLDNFLLKPRSVDVLIEEMDNLYLKVQIRLLARKHRIPVIMAADNGDNIIVDIERFDLEPNRPLLHGDVPEKELLAITPETPKIEAARIISRWVHPENVVPRMQGSLLEIGKSLYTWPQLGNAAFLAGCAMSYLARKIILEESLKSGKFNLSLDHVLNPEYQSKDFLLKKKKSTNEFKKVLNIP